ATTGATTGGACTGTTAAAAAAGTTGGGTTATAAGTGCAATGATGATTTTAATATAAAAAATGGAAAAATATACAAGTTATATAAATGATTTTTAAAGGATAAAATATGGCATTTTCAAAAGAAGAAAAAGAAGAACTTTTAAAAGTAAAGTTTGTAGGTGAAACTGTAATAAAAAGGTTTGAGCAAATAGGAATTGACTCTTTAGAAAAACTTTCAAATAGTAGTGTAGAAGAGATAACCGATATAGTTTCAGATATTTTAGGAAGTAGTTGTTGGAAAAACTCTCCTCAAGCTAAAAAAGCTGTTTCAAATGCTATTGAGTTTGCGAGAGAGAATAAATAATATGCAAAATAAGCATATATCACAATTTTTAAATTATTATATTGAATTATCTAATCCTCAATATGCAGTTTTTCTAAAAGGAAAATGGGGAAGTGGAAAAACCCACTTTATAAATGAATATAAAAATGAATTAAATAAAAATAAACA
The nucleotide sequence above comes from Arcobacter lacus. Encoded proteins:
- a CDS encoding Pathogenicity locus is translated as MAFSKEEKEELLKVKFVGETVIKRFEQIGIDSLEKLSNSSVEEITDIVSDILGSSCWKNSPQAKKAVSNAIEFARENK